From the Lampris incognitus isolate fLamInc1 chromosome 6, fLamInc1.hap2, whole genome shotgun sequence genome, one window contains:
- the LOC130114076 gene encoding tropomyosin alpha-1 chain isoform X4 — MDAIKKKMQMLKLDKENALDRAEQAEGDKKAAEDRSKQLEDDMRELEKKLRVTEDERDKLFEEFQTAEEKLLSAEEVATKAEGDVASLNRRIQLVEEELDRAQERLATALTKLEEAEKAADESERGMKVIENRAMKDEEKMELQEIQLKEAKHIAEEADRKYEEVARKLVIIEGDLERTEERAELSEGKCSELEEELKTVTNNLKSLEAQAEKYSQKEDKYEEEIKVLTDKLKEAETRAEFAERSVAKLEKTIDDLEEKLSHAKEENLDMHQMLDQTLMELNNM; from the exons ATGGATGCCATCAAGAAGAAGATGCAGATGCTCAAGCTCGACAAGGAAAACGCCTTGGACAGAGCAGAGCAGGCCGAGGGAGACAAGAAGGCAGCGGAGGACAGAAGCAAACAG TTAGAGGATGATATGAGAGAGTTGGAAAAGAAATTGCGCGTTACCGAGGACGAGAGAGATAAACTGTTTGAGGAGTTCCAGACAGCCGAGGAAAAGCTGCTGAGCGCCGAGGAGGTCGCCACCAAG GCTGAGGGCGATGTCGCTTCCCTTAACAGACGTATCCAGCTGGTTGAGGAGGAGTTGGATCGTGCTCAGGAGCGTCTGGCCACtgccctgaccaagctggaggaggctgagaaggctgCTGATGAGAGCGAGAG AGGCATGAAGGTCATTGAGAACAGGGCCATGAAGGACGAGGAGAAGATGGAGCTGCAGGAGATCCAGCTGAAGGAGGCCAAACACATTGCTGAGGAGGCTGACCGCAAATATGAGGAG GTTGCCCGTAAGCTGGTGATCATTGAGGGTGACCTGGAGCGCACAGAGGAGCGTGCTGAGCTTTCAGAAGG CAAATGCTCTGAACTTGAGGAAGAGCTGAAAACTGTGACCAACAACCTGAAGTCACTGGAGGCCCAGGCCGAGAAG TACTCACAGAAGGAGGACAAGTATGAGGAGGAGATCAAGGTCCTCACCGACAAGCTGAAGGAG GCTGAGACTCGTGCTGAGTTTGCTGAGAGATCAGTAGCCAAGCTTGAGAAGACCATTGATGACTTGGAAG
- the LOC130114076 gene encoding tropomyosin alpha-1 chain isoform X2, with the protein MDAIKKKMQMLKLDKENALDRAEQAEGDKKAAEDRSKQLEDDLVALQKKLKGTEDELDKYSEALKDAQEKLELAEKKATDAEGDVASLNRRIQLVEEELDRAQERLATALTKLEEAEKAADESERGMKVIENRAMKDEEKMELQEIQLKEAKHIAEEADRKYEEVARKLVIIEGDLERTEERAELSEGKCSELEEELKTVTNNLKSLEAQAEKYSQKEDKYEEEIKVLTDKLKEAETRAEFAERSVAKLEKTIDDLEEKLSHAKEENLDMHQMLDQTLMELNNM; encoded by the exons ATGGATGCCATCAAGAAGAAGATGCAGATGCTCAAGCTCGACAAGGAAAACGCCTTGGACAGAGCAGAGCAGGCCGAGGGAGACAAGAAGGCAGCGGAGGACAGAAGCAAACAG CTCGAGGACGACCTGGTAGCTCTGCAGAAGAAGCTGAAGGGAACCGAGGATGAGCTGGACAAGTACTCCGAGGCTCTTAAAGATGCCCAGGAGAAACTTGAGCTGGCTGAGAAGAAAGCCACCGAC GCTGAGGGCGATGTCGCTTCCCTTAACAGACGTATCCAGCTGGTTGAGGAGGAGTTGGATCGTGCTCAGGAGCGTCTGGCCACtgccctgaccaagctggaggaggctgagaaggctgCTGATGAGAGCGAGAG AGGCATGAAGGTCATTGAGAACAGGGCCATGAAGGACGAGGAGAAGATGGAGCTGCAGGAGATCCAGCTGAAGGAGGCCAAACACATTGCTGAGGAGGCTGACCGCAAATATGAGGAG GTTGCCCGTAAGCTGGTGATCATTGAGGGTGACCTGGAGCGCACAGAGGAGCGTGCTGAGCTTTCAGAAGG CAAATGCTCTGAACTTGAGGAAGAGCTGAAAACTGTGACCAACAACCTGAAGTCACTGGAGGCCCAGGCCGAGAAG TACTCACAGAAGGAGGACAAGTATGAGGAGGAGATCAAGGTCCTCACCGACAAGCTGAAGGAG GCTGAGACTCGTGCTGAGTTTGCTGAGAGATCAGTAGCCAAGCTTGAGAAGACCATTGATGACTTGGAAG
- the LOC130114076 gene encoding tropomyosin alpha-1 chain isoform X1, with the protein MDAIKKKMQMLKLDKENALDRAEQAEGDKKAAEDRSKQLEDDLVALQKKLKGTEDELDKYSEALKDAQEKLELAEKKATDAEGDVASLNRRIQLVEEELDRAQERLATALTKLEEAEKAADESERGMKVIENRAMKDEEKMELQEIQLKEAKHIAEEADRKYEEVARKLVIIEGDLERTEERAELSEGKCSELEEELKTVTNNLKSLEAQAEKYSQKEDKYEEEIKVLTDKLKEAETRAEFAERSVAKLEKTIDDLEDELYAQKLKYKAISEELDHALNDMTSI; encoded by the exons ATGGATGCCATCAAGAAGAAGATGCAGATGCTCAAGCTCGACAAGGAAAACGCCTTGGACAGAGCAGAGCAGGCCGAGGGAGACAAGAAGGCAGCGGAGGACAGAAGCAAACAG CTCGAGGACGACCTGGTAGCTCTGCAGAAGAAGCTGAAGGGAACCGAGGATGAGCTGGACAAGTACTCCGAGGCTCTTAAAGATGCCCAGGAGAAACTTGAGCTGGCTGAGAAGAAAGCCACCGAC GCTGAGGGCGATGTCGCTTCCCTTAACAGACGTATCCAGCTGGTTGAGGAGGAGTTGGATCGTGCTCAGGAGCGTCTGGCCACtgccctgaccaagctggaggaggctgagaaggctgCTGATGAGAGCGAGAG AGGCATGAAGGTCATTGAGAACAGGGCCATGAAGGACGAGGAGAAGATGGAGCTGCAGGAGATCCAGCTGAAGGAGGCCAAACACATTGCTGAGGAGGCTGACCGCAAATATGAGGAG GTTGCCCGTAAGCTGGTGATCATTGAGGGTGACCTGGAGCGCACAGAGGAGCGTGCTGAGCTTTCAGAAGG CAAATGCTCTGAACTTGAGGAAGAGCTGAAAACTGTGACCAACAACCTGAAGTCACTGGAGGCCCAGGCCGAGAAG TACTCACAGAAGGAGGACAAGTATGAGGAGGAGATCAAGGTCCTCACCGACAAGCTGAAGGAG GCTGAGACTCGTGCTGAGTTTGCTGAGAGATCAGTAGCCAAGCTTGAGAAGACCATTGATGACTTGGAAG ATGAGTTGTATGCTCAGAAACTGAAGTACAAGGCCATCAGCGAGGAGCTGGACCATGCCCTCAACGACATGACCTCCAT ATAA
- the LOC130114076 gene encoding tropomyosin alpha-1 chain isoform X6 has product MDAIKKKMQMLKLDKENALDRAEQAEGDKKAAEDRSKQLEDDMRELEKKLRVTEDERDKLFEEFQTAEEKLLSAEEVATKLEDDLVALQKKLKGTEDELDKYSEALKDAQEKLELAEKKATDAEGDVASLNRRIQLVEEELDRAQERLATALTKLEEAEKAADESERGMKVIENRAMKDEEKMELQEIQLKEAKHIAEEADRKYEEVARKLVIIEGDLERTEERAELSEGKCSELEEELKTVTNNLKSLEAQAEKYSQKEDKYEEEIKVLTDKLKEAETRAEFAERSVAKLEKTIDDLEDELYAQKLKYKAISEELDHALNDMTSM; this is encoded by the exons ATGGATGCCATCAAGAAGAAGATGCAGATGCTCAAGCTCGACAAGGAAAACGCCTTGGACAGAGCAGAGCAGGCCGAGGGAGACAAGAAGGCAGCGGAGGACAGAAGCAAACAG TTAGAGGATGATATGAGAGAGTTGGAAAAGAAATTGCGCGTTACCGAGGACGAGAGAGATAAACTGTTTGAGGAGTTCCAGACAGCCGAGGAAAAGCTGCTGAGCGCCGAGGAGGTCGCCACCAAG CTCGAGGACGACCTGGTAGCTCTGCAGAAGAAGCTGAAGGGAACCGAGGATGAGCTGGACAAGTACTCCGAGGCTCTTAAAGATGCCCAGGAGAAACTTGAGCTGGCTGAGAAGAAAGCCACCGAC GCTGAGGGCGATGTCGCTTCCCTTAACAGACGTATCCAGCTGGTTGAGGAGGAGTTGGATCGTGCTCAGGAGCGTCTGGCCACtgccctgaccaagctggaggaggctgagaaggctgCTGATGAGAGCGAGAG AGGCATGAAGGTCATTGAGAACAGGGCCATGAAGGACGAGGAGAAGATGGAGCTGCAGGAGATCCAGCTGAAGGAGGCCAAACACATTGCTGAGGAGGCTGACCGCAAATATGAGGAG GTTGCCCGTAAGCTGGTGATCATTGAGGGTGACCTGGAGCGCACAGAGGAGCGTGCTGAGCTTTCAGAAGG CAAATGCTCTGAACTTGAGGAAGAGCTGAAAACTGTGACCAACAACCTGAAGTCACTGGAGGCCCAGGCCGAGAAG TACTCACAGAAGGAGGACAAGTATGAGGAGGAGATCAAGGTCCTCACCGACAAGCTGAAGGAG GCTGAGACTCGTGCTGAGTTTGCTGAGAGATCAGTAGCCAAGCTTGAGAAGACCATTGATGACTTGGAAG ATGAGTTGTATGCTCAGAAACTGAAGTACAAGGCCATCAGCGAGGAGCTGGACCATGCCCTCAACGACATGACCTCCATGTAA
- the LOC130114076 gene encoding tropomyosin alpha-1 chain isoform X3, producing MDAIKKKMQMLKLDKENALDRAEQAEGDKKAAEDRSKQLEDDMRELEKKLRVTEDERDKLFEEFQTAEEKLLSAEEVATKAEGDVASLNRRIQLVEEELDRAQERLATALTKLEEAEKAADESERGMKVIENRAMKDEEKMELQEIQLKEAKHIAEEADRKYEEVARKLVIIEGDLERTEERAELSEGKCSELEEELKTVTNNLKSLEAQAEKYSQKEDKYEEEIKVLTDKLKEAETRAEFAERSVAKLEKTIDDLEDELYAQKLKYKAISEELDHALNDMTSI from the exons ATGGATGCCATCAAGAAGAAGATGCAGATGCTCAAGCTCGACAAGGAAAACGCCTTGGACAGAGCAGAGCAGGCCGAGGGAGACAAGAAGGCAGCGGAGGACAGAAGCAAACAG TTAGAGGATGATATGAGAGAGTTGGAAAAGAAATTGCGCGTTACCGAGGACGAGAGAGATAAACTGTTTGAGGAGTTCCAGACAGCCGAGGAAAAGCTGCTGAGCGCCGAGGAGGTCGCCACCAAG GCTGAGGGCGATGTCGCTTCCCTTAACAGACGTATCCAGCTGGTTGAGGAGGAGTTGGATCGTGCTCAGGAGCGTCTGGCCACtgccctgaccaagctggaggaggctgagaaggctgCTGATGAGAGCGAGAG AGGCATGAAGGTCATTGAGAACAGGGCCATGAAGGACGAGGAGAAGATGGAGCTGCAGGAGATCCAGCTGAAGGAGGCCAAACACATTGCTGAGGAGGCTGACCGCAAATATGAGGAG GTTGCCCGTAAGCTGGTGATCATTGAGGGTGACCTGGAGCGCACAGAGGAGCGTGCTGAGCTTTCAGAAGG CAAATGCTCTGAACTTGAGGAAGAGCTGAAAACTGTGACCAACAACCTGAAGTCACTGGAGGCCCAGGCCGAGAAG TACTCACAGAAGGAGGACAAGTATGAGGAGGAGATCAAGGTCCTCACCGACAAGCTGAAGGAG GCTGAGACTCGTGCTGAGTTTGCTGAGAGATCAGTAGCCAAGCTTGAGAAGACCATTGATGACTTGGAAG ATGAGTTGTATGCTCAGAAACTGAAGTACAAGGCCATCAGCGAGGAGCTGGACCATGCCCTCAACGACATGACCTCCAT ATAA
- the LOC130114076 gene encoding tropomyosin alpha-1 chain isoform X5: MDAIKKKMQMLKLDKENALDRAEQAEGDKKAAEDRSKQLEDDMRELEKKLRVTEDERDKLFEEFQTAEEKLLSAEEVATKLEDDLVALQKKLKGTEDELDKYSEALKDAQEKLELAEKKATDAEGDVASLNRRIQLVEEELDRAQERLATALTKLEEAEKAADESERGMKVIENRAMKDEEKMELQEIQLKEAKHIAEEADRKYEEVARKLVIIEGDLERTEERAELSEGKCSELEEELKTVTNNLKSLEAQAEKYSQKEDKYEEEIKVLTDKLKEAETRAEFAERSVAKLEKTIDDLEEKLSHAKEENLDMHQMLDQTLMELNNM, encoded by the exons ATGGATGCCATCAAGAAGAAGATGCAGATGCTCAAGCTCGACAAGGAAAACGCCTTGGACAGAGCAGAGCAGGCCGAGGGAGACAAGAAGGCAGCGGAGGACAGAAGCAAACAG TTAGAGGATGATATGAGAGAGTTGGAAAAGAAATTGCGCGTTACCGAGGACGAGAGAGATAAACTGTTTGAGGAGTTCCAGACAGCCGAGGAAAAGCTGCTGAGCGCCGAGGAGGTCGCCACCAAG CTCGAGGACGACCTGGTAGCTCTGCAGAAGAAGCTGAAGGGAACCGAGGATGAGCTGGACAAGTACTCCGAGGCTCTTAAAGATGCCCAGGAGAAACTTGAGCTGGCTGAGAAGAAAGCCACCGAC GCTGAGGGCGATGTCGCTTCCCTTAACAGACGTATCCAGCTGGTTGAGGAGGAGTTGGATCGTGCTCAGGAGCGTCTGGCCACtgccctgaccaagctggaggaggctgagaaggctgCTGATGAGAGCGAGAG AGGCATGAAGGTCATTGAGAACAGGGCCATGAAGGACGAGGAGAAGATGGAGCTGCAGGAGATCCAGCTGAAGGAGGCCAAACACATTGCTGAGGAGGCTGACCGCAAATATGAGGAG GTTGCCCGTAAGCTGGTGATCATTGAGGGTGACCTGGAGCGCACAGAGGAGCGTGCTGAGCTTTCAGAAGG CAAATGCTCTGAACTTGAGGAAGAGCTGAAAACTGTGACCAACAACCTGAAGTCACTGGAGGCCCAGGCCGAGAAG TACTCACAGAAGGAGGACAAGTATGAGGAGGAGATCAAGGTCCTCACCGACAAGCTGAAGGAG GCTGAGACTCGTGCTGAGTTTGCTGAGAGATCAGTAGCCAAGCTTGAGAAGACCATTGATGACTTGGAAG